In a genomic window of Diabrotica undecimpunctata isolate CICGRU chromosome 2, icDiaUnde3, whole genome shotgun sequence:
- the LOC140434740 gene encoding uncharacterized protein — protein MPFKCLVCGRGSSKSETLSLFKFPFGEEKKEIWINILQLNKNKLSRWSRICCDHFDPNDLITKSGFVHLKENAKPLAIPRSSKDVKEVVGTKACPSPSDSHNLNFETKEFLTGRQISSSSTTQTASSERTLSASETDEFLGKENIEGRAADRELVAKKINKRKHYVGDFSMSDLDCSRKRKRYMESVDMYITKKKYTN, from the exons ATGCCATTTAAGTGTCTTGTCTGTGGTCGCGGAAGTTCGAAGAGCGAAACGTTATCACTTTTCaa atttccttttggggaagaaaaaaaagaaatttggATAAACatattacaattaaataaaaacaagctTTCCAGATGGTCACGTATTTGTTGTGATCATTTTGATCCAAATGATCTTATCACGAAATCTGGCTTTGTTCAtctaaaagaaaatgcaaaaccaTTAGCTATACCAAG GTCTTCTAAAGATGTTAAAGAGGTGGTAGGAACTAAAGCTTGTCCTAGTCCATCAGACAGCCACAATTTAAATTTCGAAACTAAAGAATTTCTTACTGGAAG gCAAATATCCAGCAGCTCAACAACACAAACTGCTAGCAGTGAACGAACTTTGTCTGCCTCAGAAACTGATGAATTCTTGGGCAAGGAAAATATCGAAGGGCGTGCTGCAGATAGAGAATTAGTagctaaaaaaattaacaagag gaagCATTATGTGGGGGATTTTTCCATGTCGGACTTGGACtgctcaagaaaaagaaaaaggtaCATGGAATCAGTAGACatgtatataacaaaaaaaaaatacacaaattgA